One region of Deltaproteobacteria bacterium genomic DNA includes:
- a CDS encoding CoA transferase, giving the protein MPKPLEGIRVLDWTIWQQGPVSTMMLGDLGAEVIKLEERVGGDPGRGVMSIGGASTSAAGQKNYYFEANNRHKKSLTLNLKTPEAREIVYKLVEKSDVFVQNFRKGVAGKLGLGYEALSKYNPKLIYASATGYGPEGPDSGEPSFDYMGLARSGIMNAIGEPNMEPMNIAGGIADQMGAIMLAYGVITALFARERFGVGQEVDTSHLGSMMMLQGLNLSSRLILGKEFRRAYRTKAPNPLWNHYKCSDGQWVCLAMIQADRYWPDFCKALGIKELEKDERFANMAIRTKNAEALIAVLDQRFASKSRDEWMSILKHGGDFIYTRVNTINDLPEDPQMLANDYVVPYDHPTWGNVNIVGVPVRLSKTPGDPRGAAPEFGEHTEQILVDMLGYSWEDVGRMKEKEVI; this is encoded by the coding sequence ATGCCCAAGCCGTTAGAAGGAATTCGCGTGCTCGATTGGACAATTTGGCAACAGGGGCCAGTTTCTACCATGATGCTCGGCGATCTTGGCGCTGAGGTGATTAAGCTTGAAGAACGCGTTGGCGGAGACCCCGGTCGCGGGGTCATGAGCATCGGTGGAGCGTCAACCAGCGCTGCAGGGCAAAAGAATTACTACTTCGAGGCCAATAATCGCCATAAGAAAAGCCTCACGCTCAACCTGAAAACTCCAGAAGCGCGCGAGATCGTCTATAAGCTAGTCGAGAAGTCTGACGTCTTTGTGCAAAACTTCCGCAAAGGTGTCGCTGGAAAACTTGGTCTCGGGTATGAAGCCCTCTCGAAGTACAACCCCAAACTCATTTACGCCAGCGCAACTGGCTATGGCCCGGAAGGCCCTGACTCAGGCGAGCCTTCGTTCGACTACATGGGACTTGCCCGCTCCGGCATTATGAATGCCATTGGCGAACCGAATATGGAGCCGATGAACATCGCTGGCGGCATTGCCGATCAGATGGGAGCAATCATGCTGGCCTACGGAGTCATTACCGCATTGTTTGCGCGTGAGCGGTTCGGCGTTGGCCAGGAAGTCGATACCTCACATCTTGGTAGCATGATGATGCTGCAAGGACTCAACTTGTCTTCACGTCTGATCCTCGGCAAAGAATTCCGTCGTGCGTATCGTACCAAGGCGCCAAATCCATTGTGGAATCACTATAAGTGTAGCGATGGACAATGGGTCTGCCTGGCGATGATTCAGGCTGACCGCTACTGGCCAGATTTCTGTAAGGCGTTGGGTATCAAAGAGTTAGAAAAAGACGAACGCTTCGCCAATATGGCAATTCGCACGAAGAACGCCGAAGCGTTGATCGCCGTCCTCGATCAACGCTTTGCGTCTAAGTCACGTGATGAATGGATGTCGATCCTCAAACATGGCGGTGACTTCATCTACACCCGCGTCAACACCATTAACGACCTCCCTGAAGACCCACAAATGCTAGCGAATGATTATGTGGTTCCGTACGACCATCCGACCTGGGGAAACGTCAATATCGTCGGGGTTCCGGTACGATTGAGCAAAACTCCTGGTGACCCACGCGGTGCGGCTCCAGAGTTCGGCGAACATACCGAACAGATTCTCGTTGATATGCTCGGCTATTCGTGGGAAGACGTAGGACGGATGAAGGAGAAAGAAGTCATTTAG
- a CDS encoding CoA transferase, which translates to MSHKPLDGVRIIDWTIWQQGPVSTMMLADLGAEVIKVEERVGGDPGRGVLSIAGAMVGATSGPNFYFEANNRHKKSLTVDLKKPEALEIIYKLAAKSDVFVQNFRKGVADKLGIGYEALKKHNPKLIYASATGYGPFGPDSAEPSFDYMGLARSGIMTAAGEPDMDPLAITGGIADQMGAIMMSYGILAALIARDKYGVGQQVDCSHLGSMTALQGLNVSCKAILGKEFKRMPRAAAPSPLWNHYLCSDGKWICLAMAQQDRYWPSFCKVLGIEQALKDARFETMAKRAENAKDLIPILDKAFASKPRDYWMKALKEGGDFIYTVVNSIDDLMRDEQMIQNDYIVDYDHPRIGKTKLVGFPLRLSETPADPRGAAPEFGEHTEMILTELLGYSWEEVGELREKEVI; encoded by the coding sequence ATGTCACACAAACCATTAGACGGAGTACGCATCATCGATTGGACAATCTGGCAGCAAGGGCCGGTATCAACCATGATGCTCGCGGACCTTGGCGCTGAAGTGATCAAAGTTGAAGAGCGGGTCGGTGGCGACCCAGGACGCGGAGTCCTCAGCATTGCTGGAGCCATGGTCGGTGCCACCAGCGGACCGAATTTTTACTTCGAGGCCAATAATCGCCACAAGAAGAGTCTCACCGTTGACCTGAAAAAGCCAGAGGCTTTAGAGATTATCTACAAACTCGCGGCAAAATCAGATGTATTTGTACAGAACTTCCGCAAAGGCGTCGCCGATAAACTCGGTATCGGTTACGAAGCCTTAAAGAAACATAACCCCAAACTGATTTACGCCAGCGCCACTGGCTACGGACCGTTTGGACCAGACTCAGCCGAGCCCTCATTCGACTACATGGGCTTAGCACGCTCGGGCATTATGACTGCCGCTGGCGAACCCGATATGGACCCGCTCGCGATCACTGGTGGTATTGCCGACCAAATGGGCGCAATCATGATGTCATATGGCATATTGGCCGCGCTTATTGCTCGCGATAAATACGGTGTTGGACAACAGGTCGACTGTTCGCACCTTGGTAGCATGACGGCCCTACAAGGTCTCAATGTCTCGTGTAAGGCCATCCTCGGCAAAGAGTTCAAACGTATGCCACGGGCGGCAGCTCCGAGTCCGCTCTGGAATCACTATCTGTGTAGCGACGGCAAATGGATTTGCTTAGCTATGGCGCAACAAGATCGCTACTGGCCATCGTTCTGTAAAGTGCTTGGCATTGAACAGGCGCTGAAGGATGCACGCTTTGAAACGATGGCGAAACGCGCAGAGAATGCCAAAGACTTAATCCCCATTCTCGACAAAGCGTTTGCCTCCAAGCCGCGAGACTACTGGATGAAAGCGCTCAAAGAGGGCGGCGATTTCATCTATACGGTTGTGAACTCGATCGATGATCTCATGCGCGACGAGCAGATGATCCAGAACGACTATATCGTTGACTACGATCATCCACGCATTGGCAAAACCAAACTCGTCGGGTTCCCGCTGCGGCTCAGCGAAACGCCTGCCGACCCGCGTGGCGCAGCCCCAGAGTTTGGCGAACACACCGAGATGATCCTCACCGAGTTGCTCGGCTACTCGTGGGAAGAGGTTGGTGAGTTGCGGGAGAAAGAAGTCATTTAG
- a CDS encoding DNA-3-methyladenine glycosylase 2 codes for MSTQRFTLTPVPPYNFDLTVHRFLRFKDEIVDRVTPRQYQRLLSVDGNLILATVTDEGTPAKPQLGIELQSKGRVGLERPEIVAQLRHILCTDLDLKPFYRLAKIDEVLTTIAPRFRGLKLVQSPTVFEALVGAVLAQQVNLTFAYSIKKELVETFGEKWRTNGEIHHAFPAPERFAEQKEEDLLHFRLSRAKAGTLVRLGQAFASGSVQDTDLRQRSDEEIITQLTHIKGIGRWSADIALMRGLARFDAFPGGDLGVVKYVAQGLLGKAEKATEAEMRAFAERWKPYRGLALIYCYAELIRREAERKAVG; via the coding sequence ATGTCGACTCAACGTTTCACACTGACACCTGTTCCCCCTTATAATTTCGACCTCACCGTTCACCGCTTTCTCCGCTTCAAAGACGAGATTGTAGACAGGGTTACTCCTCGCCAGTATCAGCGCTTACTGTCAGTTGATGGAAACCTGATCCTCGCAACGGTGACGGACGAAGGCACCCCAGCAAAACCACAGCTCGGCATTGAATTACAAAGTAAAGGCAGGGTTGGTCTCGAGCGCCCAGAAATCGTGGCCCAACTTCGCCACATTCTCTGTACGGATCTCGACCTCAAACCATTCTATCGCCTGGCAAAGATCGACGAGGTTCTTACGACGATCGCCCCACGGTTTCGCGGCCTCAAACTCGTGCAAAGTCCGACCGTGTTTGAAGCACTCGTGGGAGCTGTTTTGGCACAACAAGTGAATCTCACATTCGCATATTCGATCAAAAAGGAACTTGTCGAGACCTTTGGCGAAAAATGGCGAACCAATGGTGAGATACATCATGCCTTCCCTGCCCCGGAGCGTTTTGCTGAACAGAAAGAAGAAGACCTGCTGCATTTTCGTTTGAGTCGTGCCAAAGCAGGTACGCTGGTTCGTCTTGGACAAGCATTTGCCTCGGGTTCCGTGCAGGACACTGACCTAAGACAACGTTCGGACGAAGAGATCATTACTCAACTGACGCACATCAAAGGTATCGGTCGCTGGAGCGCTGACATCGCCCTGATGCGCGGCTTAGCCCGATTCGACGCCTTTCCTGGAGGGGACTTAGGCGTAGTAAAATATGTTGCTCAAGGATTGCTCGGTAAAGCCGAGAAAGCGACAGAAGCCGAGATGCGCGCATTTGCTGAACGGTGGAAACCGTATCGTGGATTGGCGTTGATTTATTGCTATGCGGAGTTGATACGGAGAGAAGCTGAGAGAAAGGCCGTAGGCTGA